From the genome of Methylomonas sp. UP202, one region includes:
- a CDS encoding NAD(P)-dependent oxidoreductase → MKVLVTGASGFVGRHVVTHLLERGHRVTALARDAGKAQGLVWFDRVEFLSGDVHADRLPDRLGQLDAVIHLAWPGLPNYRDLFHFEQNLIGDYRFLKSLVEQGVGQLLVAGTCFEYGLQNGCLSEDWPTLPANPYALAKDSLRKFLQQLQRHHSFTLQWARLFYLYGEGQHANSLLAQLERAIADGRPTFDMSGGEQLRDYLPIEVAARRLVQLVERPDADGVYNVCSGTPISIRTLVERHIRKRGADIALNLGYHAYPDYEPMAFWGDRRKLTQLLGTLD, encoded by the coding sequence ATGAAAGTCTTAGTTACCGGCGCCAGCGGCTTCGTCGGCCGCCACGTCGTCACACACTTACTGGAACGCGGCCACCGCGTCACCGCGCTGGCTCGCGACGCCGGCAAGGCGCAAGGTTTGGTTTGGTTCGACCGAGTCGAGTTCCTGAGCGGCGACGTACACGCCGACCGCTTGCCGGACCGCTTGGGACAACTTGACGCGGTGATCCACCTGGCTTGGCCGGGACTGCCCAATTACCGCGATCTGTTCCATTTCGAACAAAACCTGATCGGCGATTACCGCTTCCTGAAGTCGTTGGTCGAACAAGGCGTCGGGCAATTATTGGTCGCCGGCACCTGCTTCGAATACGGCTTGCAGAACGGCTGCCTGAGCGAAGATTGGCCGACGCTGCCGGCCAATCCCTACGCGCTGGCGAAGGACAGTTTGCGAAAATTCCTGCAACAACTCCAACGACATCATTCCTTCACGCTGCAATGGGCTAGACTGTTCTACCTGTACGGCGAAGGCCAGCACGCCAACAGCCTGCTGGCGCAATTGGAGCGGGCGATTGCCGACGGGCGGCCGACGTTCGATATGTCCGGCGGCGAGCAGCTCCGCGATTACCTACCCATCGAAGTCGCCGCCCGCCGCCTGGTGCAATTAGTCGAACGCCCGGACGCCGACGGCGTCTACAACGTCTGCAGCGGTACGCCGATTTCGATCAGAACGCTGGTCGAGCGGCATATTCGCAAGCGAGGCGCCGACATCGCGTTGAATCTGGGCTACCATGCCTACCCCGATTACGAACCGATGGCGTTTTGGGGCGATCGGCGCAAACTGACCCAGTTGTTGGGAACGCTCGACTGA
- a CDS encoding class I SAM-dependent methyltransferase has protein sequence MNCRHCHAPLEHVFLDLGFAPPSNAYLNAADLNKPELYYPLKLYVCEQCWLVQTEDYAAAEQLFDRDYAYFSSVSQSWLRHAADYCQTIRERLALDADSLVVEIAANDGYLLKNFVAAGIPCLGIEPTASTAAAAEALGIPILREFFGDALARRLADQGRRADLIVGNNVYAHVPDINDFTAGLKTALKPAGTITLEFPHLLRLIESAQFDTVYHEHYSYLSLQTVSRIFERAGLRIWDVEELTTHGGSLRIYGCHAEDRREPTAAVAKVLAHERDFGLADLTVYRAFQPRADRIKNDLLAFLIEQRRLGRRVAAYGAAAKGNTLLNYAGVKPDLLAYVCDAAPSKQGKFLPGSHIPILPPTALTERQPDILLILPWNIRAEIVADYRKIRDWGGQFAVAVPELSVF, from the coding sequence ATGAACTGCCGCCACTGCCACGCGCCGCTCGAACACGTATTCCTAGACCTGGGTTTCGCACCGCCGTCGAACGCCTACTTGAATGCCGCCGACCTGAACAAGCCCGAACTGTATTACCCGCTGAAACTCTACGTCTGCGAACAATGCTGGCTGGTGCAAACCGAGGATTACGCGGCGGCCGAGCAATTGTTCGATCGCGACTACGCCTATTTTTCGTCGGTGTCGCAAAGCTGGCTGCGCCACGCCGCCGATTACTGCCAGACCATCCGCGAGCGCTTGGCGTTGGATGCCGACAGCCTGGTCGTCGAAATCGCCGCCAACGACGGTTATTTGCTGAAAAACTTCGTCGCCGCCGGCATTCCCTGCCTGGGCATTGAACCCACCGCCAGCACCGCCGCCGCCGCCGAAGCCCTGGGCATTCCGATATTGCGCGAGTTTTTCGGCGACGCGCTAGCCCGCCGCCTGGCCGACCAGGGCCGACGCGCCGATCTGATCGTCGGCAACAATGTCTACGCCCACGTGCCGGACATCAACGACTTTACCGCCGGCCTCAAAACGGCGTTGAAACCGGCCGGCACGATTACGCTGGAATTTCCGCACCTGTTGCGGCTGATCGAATCGGCCCAGTTCGATACCGTGTACCACGAACACTATTCCTACCTGTCGCTGCAAACCGTCAGCCGCATCTTCGAACGGGCCGGCTTGCGGATTTGGGATGTCGAGGAATTGACCACCCACGGCGGCAGCCTGCGCATCTACGGCTGCCACGCCGAAGACCGGCGCGAGCCGACGGCGGCGGTCGCCAAGGTATTGGCCCACGAGCGCGACTTCGGCCTGGCCGACTTGACCGTTTACCGGGCGTTTCAGCCGCGCGCCGACCGCATCAAAAACGATTTGCTGGCCTTTCTGATCGAGCAACGCCGGCTCGGTCGGCGAGTCGCCGCCTACGGCGCGGCGGCCAAGGGCAACACCCTGCTGAACTATGCCGGCGTCAAACCGGATTTGCTGGCCTATGTCTGCGATGCCGCGCCGTCCAAGCAAGGTAAATTCCTACCCGGTTCGCACATTCCTATCCTGCCGCCGACCGCGCTGACGGAGCGCCAGCCGGACATCCTGCTGATTCTGCCGTGGAATATCCGCGCCGAAATCGTCGCCGATTACCGGAAAATCCGCGACTGGGGCGGGCAATTCGCGGTCGCGGTGCCGGAATTGAGCGTGTTTTAG
- the rfbC gene encoding dTDP-4-dehydrorhamnose 3,5-epimerase, translating into MKQLPTPLAGVVVVETQAFQDSRGAFARWFCEDELAQAVGARRIVQINHSLTHSVGAVRGLHYQRPPHAETKFVRCLRGRVWDVALDLRADSPTFLQWHAEELSAANARMLVIPEGCAHGFQVLEAASELLYLHTAAYCPDAEAGVSPTDPAVQIAWPLPIGDLSARDRQHPALPPDFRGIAL; encoded by the coding sequence ATGAAGCAGCTGCCGACCCCGCTGGCCGGCGTCGTCGTCGTCGAGACGCAAGCGTTTCAAGACTCGCGCGGCGCATTCGCCCGCTGGTTTTGCGAGGACGAACTGGCGCAAGCGGTCGGCGCGCGCCGCATCGTCCAGATCAATCATTCGCTGACCCACTCGGTCGGCGCGGTGCGCGGCCTGCACTATCAGCGGCCGCCGCATGCCGAGACCAAATTCGTTCGCTGTTTGCGCGGCCGGGTCTGGGACGTGGCACTGGATTTACGGGCCGATTCGCCAACCTTCCTGCAATGGCACGCCGAGGAATTGAGCGCCGCCAACGCCCGGATGCTGGTGATTCCGGAAGGTTGCGCCCACGGCTTTCAAGTCTTGGAAGCCGCCAGCGAACTGCTGTATCTGCATACCGCCGCCTACTGTCCGGATGCCGAAGCCGGCGTCTCGCCGACCGACCCGGCCGTGCAAATCGCCTGGCCCTTACCGATCGGCGACTTATCCGCCAGAGACCGCCAACACCCCGCCCTGCCCCCCGACTTTCGCGGAATCGCCTTATGA
- the rfbG gene encoding CDP-glucose 4,6-dehydratase, with amino-acid sequence MAPRSALEGLGMTLFNGQYRGRRVLVTGHTGFKGSWLSLWLRELGAEPIGLALPPETAPNHWQLLGLDIVEYLQDMRVSAAVAEIVADVQPDIVFHLAAQPLVRRGYRQPLDTWTSNVVGSANLLEACRHVPAVKAIVVVTTDKCYQNREWPWGYRETDSLGGHDPYSASKAAVELLAASYRDAFFQRAGTPLLATARAGNVIGGGDWSEDRLIPDLVRAVAAGETLEIRSPQATRPWQHVLESLSGYLLLGQHLLEERRDAADAWNFGPDTEGNRSVADVLTMLRRHWPELHWQIGSDPQPHEAGLLYLDSSKAKSRLDWRPVWPLDTALAATAAWYQAPLSAKPAVSRAQLQDYSAAAKQAGIAWARS; translated from the coding sequence GTGGCGCCTCGATCCGCCCTGGAAGGTTTGGGCATGACCTTGTTCAACGGCCAGTATCGCGGCCGGCGGGTGCTGGTTACAGGCCACACTGGTTTCAAGGGCAGCTGGCTGAGCCTGTGGTTGCGGGAACTGGGCGCCGAGCCGATCGGCCTGGCCTTGCCGCCGGAAACCGCGCCCAACCATTGGCAGCTACTCGGCCTGGACATAGTCGAATACCTTCAGGATATGCGCGTCAGCGCGGCGGTGGCCGAAATCGTCGCCGATGTCCAACCCGACATCGTCTTTCATTTGGCCGCGCAACCCTTGGTACGGCGCGGCTACCGGCAACCGCTGGACACCTGGACCAGCAACGTCGTCGGCAGCGCCAATCTGTTGGAGGCCTGCCGCCACGTGCCGGCGGTGAAAGCCATCGTCGTCGTCACCACCGACAAGTGTTATCAAAACCGCGAATGGCCGTGGGGCTATCGGGAAACCGATAGCCTAGGCGGCCACGACCCTTACAGCGCCTCCAAGGCAGCCGTGGAACTGTTGGCGGCCAGTTATCGCGACGCTTTTTTTCAACGCGCCGGTACGCCATTGCTGGCCACGGCCCGCGCCGGCAACGTGATCGGCGGCGGCGATTGGTCGGAAGACCGGCTGATTCCGGATTTGGTCCGCGCCGTCGCAGCCGGCGAGACCCTGGAAATCCGCTCCCCGCAAGCCACCCGGCCCTGGCAGCACGTGTTGGAATCGTTGAGCGGTTATCTGCTGCTGGGCCAACATTTGTTGGAGGAACGGCGCGACGCCGCCGACGCCTGGAATTTCGGCCCAGATACCGAAGGCAACCGTAGCGTGGCCGACGTATTGACCATGTTGCGACGGCATTGGCCGGAACTGCACTGGCAAATCGGCAGCGATCCGCAACCGCACGAAGCCGGCCTACTGTATCTGGACAGCAGCAAGGCCAAAAGCCGACTCGATTGGCGGCCGGTTTGGCCGCTGGATACCGCGCTGGCCGCCACGGCAGCTTGGTACCAAGCGCCGCTATCCGCCAAGCCAGCGGTCAGTCGGGCGCAATTGCAGGACTATTCGGCGGCGGCCAAGCAAGCAGGCATCGCCTGGGCACGCTCATGA
- the rfbF gene encoding glucose-1-phosphate cytidylyltransferase yields the protein MKAVILAGGLGTRLSEESHLKPKPMIEIGGRPILWHIMKLFSHYGINEFIICLGYKGYVIKEYFANYFLHMSNVTFDMAANRMEVHQRYAEPWRVTLIDTGEATMTGGRLKRVRDYLDGQAFCFTYGDGLSDVDIGALIDFHRRHGKWATVTAIQPPGRYGALDIAGTSVKGFQEKPAGDGAWINGGFFVLEPDIFEVIDGDQSSWEGQPLADLAARDQLRAYKHAGFWQAMDTLRDKTQLEELWRLDPPWKVWA from the coding sequence ATGAAAGCAGTCATACTGGCCGGCGGCCTCGGCACTCGGCTCAGCGAAGAATCGCATTTAAAGCCCAAACCGATGATAGAAATCGGTGGCCGGCCGATACTCTGGCACATCATGAAGCTGTTTTCGCATTACGGCATCAACGAGTTCATCATTTGCCTGGGTTACAAGGGCTACGTGATCAAGGAATACTTCGCCAATTATTTCCTGCACATGTCCAACGTCACCTTCGATATGGCCGCCAATCGGATGGAAGTCCACCAACGCTACGCCGAACCCTGGCGGGTCACGCTGATCGATACCGGCGAAGCGACGATGACCGGCGGCCGCCTGAAACGGGTGCGCGACTACCTGGACGGCCAAGCCTTCTGTTTTACCTACGGCGACGGATTGTCCGACGTGGACATCGGCGCATTGATTGATTTCCACCGCCGCCACGGCAAATGGGCGACCGTTACCGCGATCCAGCCGCCCGGCCGCTACGGCGCGCTGGACATCGCCGGCACCTCGGTGAAGGGCTTTCAGGAAAAGCCGGCCGGGGACGGCGCCTGGATCAACGGCGGCTTTTTCGTCTTGGAGCCGGATATTTTCGAAGTAATCGATGGCGATCAAAGCAGTTGGGAAGGCCAACCGCTGGCCGATCTGGCCGCCCGAGACCAACTGCGCGCCTACAAGCACGCCGGCTTCTGGCAAGCAATGGATACCTTGCGCGACAAGACCCAATTGGAAGAACTGTGGCGCCTCGATCCGCCCTGGAAGGTTTGGGCATGA
- a CDS encoding PAS domain S-box protein: MTDLNGKPVIRLLLVEDDQIDRMACKRALAQHHDCEFVLFEAETGNQGLKLARDEKIDCILLDYHLPDLSGVEFLSELAEESGELPMPVVMLTGSDNAMIAVDALKSGARDYVVKGSNANGETLQWLPAVVMRAMREQQALLDKTEAVEQLREAEAKYRCLIEQMPAITYIASLDTPGKLLYVSPQIRQLGFAPDSWLEGSDGFLKRVHAEDRDAVVEAYSATYEHYTPLHCEYRLLNDNGQARWFLDEAKVVRDEARGALCLQGLLIDVTADKETAQELYYYRRRLEELVAQRTEQLEKQSAILEAANARMDHELCERKRAEAALRASEARFRLLLESAGDGIVGVDGKGLCHFVNPAALAMLGYSQQELLGQNACTTIHGDTSVAEEQCGIYAACHDGTPRHGTDLFRRKDGSTFTVECSAHPMHVDGKLVGAVLTFRELSPPGA, encoded by the coding sequence ATGACCGATTTAAACGGTAAACCGGTTATCCGTCTGCTGTTGGTGGAAGACGACCAAATCGACCGGATGGCTTGCAAGCGAGCGCTAGCCCAACACCACGACTGCGAGTTCGTACTGTTCGAAGCCGAAACCGGCAACCAGGGCTTGAAACTGGCGCGCGACGAGAAGATCGACTGCATCCTGCTCGACTACCATTTGCCTGATTTGAGCGGCGTGGAGTTTCTGTCCGAATTGGCCGAAGAATCCGGTGAGCTGCCGATGCCGGTGGTGATGCTGACCGGCTCGGATAATGCCATGATCGCGGTGGATGCGTTGAAGTCGGGCGCCCGCGATTACGTCGTGAAAGGCTCGAACGCCAACGGCGAAACGCTGCAATGGTTGCCAGCGGTGGTGATGCGGGCGATGCGCGAACAACAAGCCTTGCTGGATAAAACCGAAGCCGTCGAACAATTGCGCGAAGCGGAAGCCAAATACCGCTGCCTGATCGAGCAAATGCCGGCCATCACCTATATCGCCTCGCTGGATACGCCGGGCAAACTGCTGTACGTCAGCCCACAGATCCGGCAACTGGGTTTCGCGCCGGACAGCTGGCTGGAAGGTAGCGACGGCTTCTTAAAACGGGTGCATGCCGAAGACCGCGATGCCGTCGTCGAAGCCTATTCGGCGACCTACGAACACTACACCCCGCTGCATTGCGAATACCGTTTGCTCAACGATAACGGTCAAGCGCGCTGGTTTTTGGACGAAGCCAAGGTGGTGCGCGACGAAGCGCGCGGCGCGCTGTGTTTGCAAGGTCTGTTGATCGACGTAACCGCCGATAAGGAAACCGCTCAAGAATTGTATTACTACCGGCGCCGCCTGGAAGAACTGGTCGCGCAACGCACCGAGCAATTGGAAAAGCAAAGCGCGATTCTGGAGGCGGCCAATGCCCGCATGGACCACGAGCTCTGCGAACGCAAGCGAGCCGAAGCGGCGTTGCGCGCCAGCGAAGCCCGTTTCCGACTGTTGCTGGAGTCTGCCGGCGACGGCATCGTCGGCGTGGACGGCAAGGGTCTGTGCCACTTCGTCAATCCGGCGGCCCTGGCGATGCTCGGCTACAGTCAACAGGAACTGCTCGGCCAGAACGCTTGTACCACGATCCACGGCGATACGTCGGTCGCCGAAGAGCAATGCGGCATTTACGCCGCCTGCCACGACGGCACGCCTCGCCACGGCACCGACCTGTTCCGGCGCAAGGACGGCAGCACGTTTACCGTGGAATGCTCCGCCCACCCGATGCACGTCGACGGCAAACTGGTCGGCGCGGTGTTGACCTTTCGGGAACTGAGCCCGCCCGGCGCTTAG
- a CDS encoding response regulator translates to MRIKSNPILLVEDDSVDAMTVKRALKELHVSNPLTHVENGEEALAHLQDASQEQPCLILLDLNMPVMNGIEFLHAVKSLPELKRIPVVALTTSDEQEDKVESFELGVAGYMRKPVEYQQFVEIVRAIDAYWTISESPL, encoded by the coding sequence ATGAGAATCAAGAGCAATCCCATCCTTCTGGTGGAAGACGACAGCGTGGACGCGATGACGGTCAAGCGCGCCTTGAAAGAGCTGCATGTCTCCAACCCACTGACCCATGTCGAAAACGGCGAGGAAGCCCTGGCGCACCTTCAGGATGCCAGTCAAGAACAACCCTGTTTGATTCTGCTGGACTTGAACATGCCGGTGATGAACGGCATCGAGTTTCTGCATGCCGTCAAATCGCTGCCCGAACTCAAACGCATTCCGGTCGTCGCGTTGACCACCTCCGACGAACAGGAAGACAAGGTGGAAAGTTTCGAGTTGGGCGTGGCCGGCTACATGCGCAAGCCGGTCGAATACCAACAATTCGTCGAGATCGTACGCGCCATCGACGCCTATTGGACGATCAGCGAGTCGCCGCTATGA
- a CDS encoding ATP-binding protein has translation MIAARNILNGHDAGWLMEIAADAMLVADTDGRILLANPAAERLFGYGTDEFTRLTVEDLIPRRFRLAHTEKRAAYAEHPEYRKMGSGLTLCGLRKDGSEFATDISITPIESGRVLATVYDITPRKQLEEQKLRMIHELESVNEELKNFAYVVSHDLKAPLRAIGSLADWIAADQSERLDAEGQEHLRLLIQRVRRLDGLIDGVLRYSRIGRIHEAVSAVDFNELAREVIDALAPPSHIAVSVAADLPTLAVERTGMQQVLQNLLSNAIRYLDKPEGRIAIDCAEQPDAWQFSVADNGPGIAERHFERIFQLFQTLHPRDRVESTGVGLSIVKKIVEQSGGRVWLDSEPGHGSIFYFTVPKQAPATQLNP, from the coding sequence ATGATTGCCGCTAGAAATATCTTGAACGGACACGACGCCGGCTGGCTGATGGAGATCGCCGCCGACGCGATGTTGGTTGCCGACACGGACGGGCGGATTCTGCTCGCCAATCCGGCGGCGGAGCGCCTGTTCGGCTACGGCACCGACGAATTCACCCGGTTGACCGTCGAAGACCTGATCCCGCGCCGATTCCGGCTCGCGCACACCGAAAAGCGCGCCGCCTACGCCGAGCATCCAGAATACCGCAAAATGGGCAGCGGTCTAACGCTGTGCGGACTGCGCAAGGACGGCAGCGAATTCGCCACCGACATTAGCATCACCCCGATCGAAAGCGGCCGCGTGCTGGCCACCGTGTACGACATCACGCCGCGCAAACAGCTGGAAGAACAAAAACTACGCATGATCCACGAACTGGAAAGCGTCAATGAGGAATTAAAGAATTTCGCCTACGTGGTCTCTCACGATCTGAAAGCGCCGTTGCGCGCGATCGGCTCGCTGGCCGACTGGATTGCCGCCGACCAGTCCGAACGCCTGGATGCCGAAGGCCAGGAACACTTGCGTCTATTGATTCAGCGGGTGCGCCGATTGGACGGCTTGATCGACGGCGTGCTGCGCTATTCGCGGATCGGCCGTATCCACGAGGCGGTCAGCGCCGTCGATTTCAACGAATTGGCGCGCGAGGTGATCGATGCGCTGGCCCCGCCGTCCCACATCGCGGTCTCGGTCGCGGCCGATCTGCCGACGCTGGCCGTCGAACGCACCGGCATGCAGCAGGTCCTGCAAAACCTGCTGTCCAATGCGATCCGTTATCTGGACAAACCCGAAGGCCGCATCGCCATCGACTGCGCCGAACAGCCGGACGCTTGGCAATTCAGCGTCGCCGACAACGGCCCCGGCATTGCCGAACGCCACTTCGAACGCATCTTTCAATTGTTCCAAACCCTCCACCCGCGCGACCGGGTGGAAAGCACCGGCGTCGGGCTGTCCATCGTCAAAAAAATCGTCGAACAAAGCGGCGGACGGGTCTGGCTCGACTCCGAGCCCGGCCATGGCAGTATCTTTTATTTCACGGTACCCAAACAAGCACCCGCAACCCAATTGAACCCGTAA